In Nodosilinea sp. PGN35, the genomic stretch TAAATCCACCTCCCGCTCCAGGTCGCGGTAGCGGTAGGGCGGCACGGTCACCGCCCACACCCCGCCATCGTCGGTGGGGGCAACCCGACAGCCAAGGGTTTCCAGCAGCGTTTGAATGGTTTCCGGCGGTAGGTTCTGGGGCCGATCGCCCAGGTTGGTGACCTGACCCAGCAGCTGGGTCACCCGGCTGAGCCGCAGGGGAATCGTCCGCTCGGGGAGGGCGGCCCCGAGGGGGGTGGTGCCGGTGGTTTGGGCGACGACGGTGGCTCCTGCTAACTCTTGCAGCAGCTGGAGGGCGCGATCGCAGGCCAGCCCCAGCTCCGCTGGATTGACGCCGCGCTCGTAGCGGGCCGAGGCCTCGGTGCGCAACCCCTGACTGCGGGCCGACTTGCGAATCGCCGCCGCGTCAAAAAAGGCCGCCTCTAGCATCACCGCCACGGTGCCGTCGTGCACCTCGGTGGCTTCGCCACCCATCACTCCGGCCAGGGCCACGGGCTGGTCATTGGCGGTAATTAAGAGAGTCTCGGGCTGAAGCTGGCGCTTTTGGCTGTCCAGGGTGACCAGGGTTTCGCCTGCTTGGGCAAAACGAACGCCGAGGTTGAGGGCGGCTCCGGTGGTCAGCAGGCGATCGCGGTCGAAGGCGTGCAGAGGCTGGCCCCACTCCAGCAGCACGTAGTTGGTCACATCCACCACGTTGTTGATGGGCCGGGTGCCCGCCGCCACCAAGCGCTGCTGCAACCACTGGGGCGATGGGCCGAGGGCAATGTTCTCCAGCACCGTGCCGATGTAGATGGGGCAGGCCTTCTCGTCGGGGAGATCAATTGCCGGAGCCGTGGCGCTTTTCGGTATGGCAGGTGCCTGGGTGACCGGCAGGCGCAGCGTCGCCCCCGTAATGGCCGCCACCTCGCGGGCAATGCCCACCATACTGAGGGCGTCGGCGCGGTTGGCGGTGGAGGTGACATCGAGAATCACATCGTCGAGGCCGAGCAGGGGGCGCACGTCTTGCCCCACCTCCAGGCCCTCAGCCGCAAAAATATGAATGCCCTCAGAGTCTTTAGCCAAACCCAGCTCCGCCAGGGAGCAGATCATGCCCGCCGAGGGCACCCCCCGCAGTTTGCGAGGTTTGATAGTCAGATCCACCACCGGCAGATAGGTGTCTACGGTGGCCACCGCCACGTAAATGTCGGCCCGCACATTGGCGGCCCCGCACACTATAGTTGAGGTATCGGCCTGGCCAATATCGACCACACATACGCTGAGCTTGTCGGCATCGGGGTGCGGGGTGCGCTCTACCACTCGCCCTACCACCACCCCATCGGCCCAGGTGCGTCTATCTTCAATATCTTCGACTTCGAACCCGGCCATAGTCAGGGCATCGGCCAGCTCTTGGGCAGAAAGCTGGACATTGACATATTCGTTGAGCCAGTTCAGAGATATGCGCATGGTGGGGCTGTCTTGAGCGTAAAAAAGCTGTAGCAGTGTGGTTTATTGCCCAAACATTCTACCCCCTGGGCATTGCATCTACCCAAGGGCAATCCTCAACCCCAGCAACTGGCTCACGATGGGGAATGGGGATCAAGGGTTCATCGACTTTTTACATTTCCCTTAGATTTCGGTCGGAAGTATATATCCCTTTGGGTGAATGCTATAACCCCTCTCTGAAACAGGGAATAATTGGGGTAATGTGGCAATACCGAAAGGGGGTGGCCCTCCCAACGGCTGCGATCGCGGCCTGTTGCTCCCCTGACTTTTGCCCCACCGCTGGTTGTACTAACCGCCTGCCGCGGCCTTCGGGCCCGTCTAGATACCCACCATCCTGGGCCGCATGAGCTACTGCATCAACCCTGATTGTTCAAAGCCTAAGAACCCCCCCACGGTTAATCAGTGTCAAACCTGTGGGGCGGATCTCCTGCTGCGGGGCCGCTACCGGATGATTCGCGCCCTGGGTCGGGGCGGTTTCGGGGCCACCTTTCTGGCCCGCGACGAGCTGCTGCCGGGCAAGCCCCCCTGCGTCATCAAACAGCTGCGCCCCTCCGCCGAAGCGCCCCACGTGCTGGATATGGCGCGCGACCTATTTAAACGAGAAGCCAAAATTTTGGGGATGATCGGCAACCATCCCCAACTGCCTCGCCTGCTGGACTACTTTGAGAGCGGCCAGGAGTTCTTCCTAGTGCAGGAGTACATCAATGGTCTCACCCTCCAGCAGGAGGTCAAGCGCGGCGG encodes the following:
- the pheT gene encoding phenylalanine--tRNA ligase subunit beta produces the protein MRISLNWLNEYVNVQLSAQELADALTMAGFEVEDIEDRRTWADGVVVGRVVERTPHPDADKLSVCVVDIGQADTSTIVCGAANVRADIYVAVATVDTYLPVVDLTIKPRKLRGVPSAGMICSLAELGLAKDSEGIHIFAAEGLEVGQDVRPLLGLDDVILDVTSTANRADALSMVGIAREVAAITGATLRLPVTQAPAIPKSATAPAIDLPDEKACPIYIGTVLENIALGPSPQWLQQRLVAAGTRPINNVVDVTNYVLLEWGQPLHAFDRDRLLTTGAALNLGVRFAQAGETLVTLDSQKRQLQPETLLITANDQPVALAGVMGGEATEVHDGTVAVMLEAAFFDAAAIRKSARSQGLRTEASARYERGVNPAELGLACDRALQLLQELAGATVVAQTTGTTPLGAALPERTIPLRLSRVTQLLGQVTNLGDRPQNLPPETIQTLLETLGCRVAPTDDGGVWAVTVPPYRYRDLEREVDLIEEVARLYGYNHFADTLPHRAMGGYLSVEAALRRRLREAFRAAGLTELLHYSLTKPVSDRQVTLANPLFPEYSALRQDLVNGLIDAYAFNLNQGNGPLNGFEIGHIFWQDEGGIHEAEAVGGIVGGDGRSSQWVTSGQDQPLTWYEAKGILDGVFNRLGLAVDYRADSTDPRFHPGRTASLWVRGRLELGRFGQLHPQLRQQRQLPAEVYLFQLNWSALETCLVPVLQKSVKFAAYSTFPASDRDLAFYAPLEVTVADLATAMTKAGGKLLESVALFDEYRGASVPQGQRSLAFRLVYRSPEHTLTDETVDPVHQKVRATLEKQFGVTLRS